One region of Miscanthus floridulus cultivar M001 chromosome 19, ASM1932011v1, whole genome shotgun sequence genomic DNA includes:
- the LOC136528582 gene encoding early nodulin-like protein 18: MAARPTALLVLVCAVAASAGATQFRVGGQSGWSVPVAGSESYNTWAGRLRFQIGDQLLFVYPKETDSVLLVDAAAYNACNTSSYVARFDDGSTVFTFDRSGPFFFVSGNEANCRANEKLVVVVLADRSGTRTPSAAPPTSSSPPAAAPATSPSSSPPSGAAAPVPVPAATPTSPPSPAPAPTTNPSSPPAPAAQTPSPSTTPGPSASANPPSAGGRSPLSPSASAPAAGGSSSTTPPPPSAAAPVVAGFVGSLGALIGYAMLAA; encoded by the exons ATGGCGGCGAGGCCAACCGCTCTGCTGGTGCTCGTCTGCGCCGTGGCCGCGTCGGCCGGGGCGACGCAGTTCAGGGTGGGCGGGCAGAGCGGGTGGAGCGTGCCGGTCGCCGGCTCCGAGTCCTACAACACCTGGGCGGGGCGGCTCCGGTTCCAGATCGGCGACCAGCTGC TGTTCGTGTACCCCAAGGAGACGGACTCGGTGCTGCTGGTGGACGCGGCCGCCTACAACGCCTGCAACACCTCGTCGTACGTCGCCAGGTTCGACGACGGCAGCACCGTGTTCACGTTCGACCGCTCGGGCCCTTTCTTCTTCGTCAGCGGCAACGAGGCTAACTGCCGCGCCAACGAGaagctcgtcgtcgtcgtcctcgccgaCCGCTCCGGCACCCGCACCCCGTCGGCAGCGCCGCCGACGTCGTCCTCGCCTCCTGCGGCTGCGCCTGCGACGAGCCCGTCATCGTCGCCACCCTCGGGCGCTGCTGCTCCCGTGCCGGTTCCCGCGGCCACCCCGACCTCGCCGCCGTCCCCGGCGCCCGCTCCCACCACCAACccgagctcgccgccggcgccCGCTGCCCAAACCCCGTCGCCGTCCACAACACCAGGACCGTCTGCTTCCGCCAACCCGCCATCCGCCGGGGGCAGGAGCCCGCTGTCTCCTTCTGCCAGCGCGCCGGCCGCCGGGGGCAGCAGCTCCACCACACCGCCCCCACCTTCCGCGGCTGCCCCCGTGGTCGCGGGCTTCGTCGGCTCGCTCGGCGCTTTGATCGGTTACGCCATGCTTGCAGCCTGA
- the LOC136528583 gene encoding CRIB domain-containing protein RIC10-like: MAIAMKGIFRGLKIIAQIFTVQREHEIEIGYPTDVRHVSHVGLGASDSCPSWMNEFRGGEEVTAGGRGASIVSSAAQSRHTSWACLDFEQPATGAAPPTEACADSRSGQDGAARGGGPMTAKKAARPRRASRAASPGGSSSWRSTASFATACDGHSCELHVPAGLQAA; the protein is encoded by the exons ATGGCGATAGCTATGAAGGGAATATTCAGAGGTCTGAAGATCATCGCACAAATATTCA CAGTGCAGAGGGAGCATGAGATCGAGATCGGGTACCCTACAGACGTGAGGCATGTATCGCACGTAGGCCTGGGCGCCAGCGACTCCTGTCCGAGCTGG ATGAATGAATTCAGAGGAGGTGAGGAGGTGACAGCAGGAGGACGGGGAGCATCCATCGTAAGCTCTGCTGCGCAGTCCAGGCACACCTCctgggcttgcctag ACTTCGAGCAACCAGCGACAGGCGCGGCGCCGCCGACGGAGGCCTGCGCGGACAGCAGGTCGGGCCAGGACGGCGCCGCGAGAGGAGGCGGGCCCATGACAGCAAAGAAGGCGGCGAGGCCGAGGAGAGCCTCCCGGGCGGCGTCGCCCGGCGGCTCGTCCTCGTGGCGGTCCACGGCGTCGTTCGCCACGGCGTGCGATGGCCACTCCTGCGAGCTGCACGTCCCCGCCGGCCTGCAAGCCGCCTGA